Within the Pan troglodytes isolate AG18354 chromosome 2, NHGRI_mPanTro3-v2.0_pri, whole genome shotgun sequence genome, the region gaacagcaaggggtaagtctacctccatgattcagtcacctcccaccaggccccttctccaacaCATGTCGACGTgctatttgggtggggacacagacccaaaccatattaCCAGGGCACTGGAGAAACACAGAGGGGAAAGAACCAGCCAAGGAGTGAGATGGAGAACAAGGAGGACTTCTTGAAAGAGATGACATCCAAACTGGGTGCTGAAAGCTGAATAGAGATTAGACAGGGGAGGAGGGGCAGCTAAAGATGGTCCAGGCAAACAAAGGGCCAGGGGATATGTTCATGGGATGATGTGTCTCTCGTTGTCTGCTTAACACAAGGTgagtctctccctccctctctctctctttttctctgtgtgtgtgtgtgtgtgtgtgcatgtgtgcaaatGTAATATACCAAATAGTCAAACATGTGCCCCAGGAGAGGggtagaggaagaaagagaatgagagagtaAGAAGGAGGAATAGacacagaaaatgagagaaaaggggggaaagaagaagaagaaaggagccaGAGGAGAGAAGCTGGTTAGCATTGAATGGAGCAATCTGTGTCATCGTACTTGGGAAACCCAAGGATGGATTCTTGGCACGTCGACTCTTGGAGCTTTCCCTGTGCTTGGTCCTGTGCTCAGATATGGGAAAATTAGAGGAGTGTCATCTGTGCAATCACTGAATTCATAATCTTGGTGAGGAAAGGAGACTACACACAGGGAATAATGCTAAGTATTACAAATTTCAGGGCAGAAAGAGATCAAGGTGGGCTGCAATATTCAGAAAAGTCTTCCTGGAAGAGTTGAATACTGAGAAAGCAGCTCCTAGAAGTAGACTCTGCTGAGATGGATGGAGTCCTTTGTAGGTCCCaactgggtgtgtgtgtggggtctGTCTCTCCATGGCTGACAGTGCACATGTGGATTCCAGGGCTCAGGATGCTGTTGCTGGGAGCTGTTCTACTGCTATTAGCTCTGCCCGGTCATGACCAGGAAACCACGACTCAAGGGCCCGGAGTCCTGCTTCCCCTGCCCAAGGGGGCCTGCACAGGTTGGATGGCGGGCATCCCAGGGCATCCGGGCCATAATGGGGCCCCAGGCCGTGATGGCAGAGATGGCACCCCTGGTGAGAAGGGTGAGAAAGGAGATCCAGGTAAGAATGTTTCTGGCCTCTTTCATCACAGACCTCCTACACTGATATAAACTATATGAAGGCATTCATGATTAACTAAGGCCTAGACACAGGGAGAAAGCAAAGCTTTTTTATGTTAACCATAAGCAACCTGAAGTGATTTGGGGTTGGCCTTCCAAGGATGAGAGTAGATGGTGCCTCTGTAACCAAGACTTTGGCTTTGCTGCATCTGCAGCTTCTTTTCCATCCCCTTTCCCATCTTCACCCTCATCCCTATTCCCAGTACATTCATATTCTGATTCCTCTTTCTGTCTGCTTAACTTCCATTTCATCCAGTGGCATTCAACCACATTTACTGCACACCCCCTGAAGGGCTCAGTCCTGCCTTTGGGGAACTTTTGATCTAGGTAAGATGTCTAATGTGCAAGGCTCTGTTGGTGGTTACTACAAGAAAGTCTACTCTAAAAATGTCAAACTGAATGTGAACAAGTATTCAAAGTATGGAGCATAGAGAAAATATACTCACCGTGGACCTGATGAAGAATGAAGGCTTCAAGGAGGAGGCAGAGCTTCAGCTAGGCCTTGAATGATGGGTAGGCAGAATAGAGGAGGAGAGACATCTTAGATGGAGGGGGTAGAATTGCAAAACCAGGGTTGATGGTGCCAGCACATAAAGGGCTGGCAGGGTGGAGGGTCTATGATAGAGACCTATAGGAGATAAAGATGGAGTTGAAATTATTGGAACCTCCGTGTCTGTGGGAGATACAGAAGGAGGAGGTAACACCTCTCTCCTTTTGGGAGCTCTTATTGGTTTCTTGATCTATAAGTCAAGAAGGTTGTGAGTGGGAGCCACAGGGATGGTAATTTAGGCTGTAACCAACCTAGGCAGGAGTTCTGTTCTTTGTAGTCACTGAGGTCTTCTCATTCCTTAGGTCTTATTGGTCCTAAGGGAGACATCGGTGAAACCGGAGTACCCGGGGCTGAAGGTCCCCGAGGCTTTCCGGGAATCCAAGGCAGGAAAGGAGAACCTGGAGAAGGTGCCTATGTATACCGCTCAGCATTCAGTGTGGGATTGGAGACTTACATTACTGTCCCCAACATGCCCATTCGCTTTACCAAGATCTTCTACAATCAGCAAAACCACTATGATGGCTCCACTGGTAAATTCCACTGCAACATTCCTGGGCTGTACTACTTTGCCTACCACATCACAGTCTATATGAAGGATGTGAAGGTCAGCCTCTTCAAGAAGGACAAGGCTATGCTCTTCACCTATGATCAGTACCAGGAAAATAATGTGGACCAGGCCTCCGGCTCTGTGCTCCTGCATCTGGAGGTGGGCGACCAAGTCTGGCTCCAGGTGTACGGGGAAGGAGAGCGTAATGGACTCTATGCTGATAATGACAATGACTCCACCTTCACAGGCTTTCTTCTCTACCATGACACCAACTGATCACCACTAACTCAGAGCCTCCTCCAGGCCAAACAGCCCCAAAGGCAATTAAAGGCTTTCAGTACAGTTAGGAAGTTGATTATTACTTAGTTGGAGGCCTTTagatattattcattcatttactcattcatttattcattcattcatcaagtaactttaaaaaaatcatatgctaTGTTCCCAGTCCTGGGGAGCTTCACAAACATGACCAGATAACTGACTAGAAAGAAGTAGTTGACAGTGCTATTTTGTGCCCACTGCCTCTCCTGATGCTCATATCAATCCTATAAGGCACAGGGAACAAGCATTCtcctgtttttacaga harbors:
- the ADIPOQ gene encoding adiponectin isoform X1, with the translated sequence MDGVLCRSQLGVCVGSVSPWLTVHMWIPGLRMLLLGAVLLLLALPGHDQETTTQGPGVLLPLPKGACTGWMAGIPGHPGHNGAPGRDGRDGTPGEKGEKGDPGLIGPKGDIGETGVPGAEGPRGFPGIQGRKGEPGEGAYVYRSAFSVGLETYITVPNMPIRFTKIFYNQQNHYDGSTGKFHCNIPGLYYFAYHITVYMKDVKVSLFKKDKAMLFTYDQYQENNVDQASGSVLLHLEVGDQVWLQVYGEGERNGLYADNDNDSTFTGFLLYHDTN
- the ADIPOQ gene encoding adiponectin isoform X2, which produces MLLLGAVLLLLALPGHDQETTTQGPGVLLPLPKGACTGWMAGIPGHPGHNGAPGRDGRDGTPGEKGEKGDPGLIGPKGDIGETGVPGAEGPRGFPGIQGRKGEPGEGAYVYRSAFSVGLETYITVPNMPIRFTKIFYNQQNHYDGSTGKFHCNIPGLYYFAYHITVYMKDVKVSLFKKDKAMLFTYDQYQENNVDQASGSVLLHLEVGDQVWLQVYGEGERNGLYADNDNDSTFTGFLLYHDTN